In Parus major isolate Abel chromosome 1, Parus_major1.1, whole genome shotgun sequence, the following proteins share a genomic window:
- the LOC107213325 gene encoding gap junction beta-6 protein: MDWGALHTILGGVNKHSTSIGKIWLTVLFIFRIMILVVAAERVWGDEQDDFVCNTLQPGCRNVCYDHFFPISHIRLWALQLIFVSTPALLVAMHVAYRRHEKKRQFRKGDQKCEFKDIEEIRKQRFRIEGSLWWTYTSSIFFRLIFEAVFMYAFYFMYDGFRMPRLMKCNAWPCPNTVDCFVSRPTEKTVFTIFMIAVSSICILLNVAELCYLLTKFFLRRSKKAGNSKQQPNHENKEETKQNEMNELISDSCQNTVIGFSSS, from the coding sequence ATGGATTGGGGAGCTCTGCATACCATTTTGGGAGGTGTAAATAAGCACTCCACCAGTATCGGGAAGATATGGCTCACAGTCCTCTTCATCTTCCGTATCATGATCCTGGTTGTGGCTGCAGAGAGAGTCTGGGGAGATGAACAAGATGACTTTGTCTGCAACACGCTTCAGCCTGGCTGCAGAAATGTTTGCTATGATCACTTTTTCCCCATCTCTCACATCAGACTCTGGGCCCTGCAGCTGATCTTTGTCTCCACACCTGCTCTGCTGGTGGCCATGCATGTGGCTTACAGGAGGCATGAGAAGAAAAGGCAGTTCAGAAAAGGAGACCAGAAATGTGAATTCAAGGACATAGAGGAAATCAGGAAACAGAGGTTTCGTATTGAGGGCTCCTTGTGGTGGACGTACACCAGCAGCATCTTTTTCAGACTGATCTTTGAAGCTGTCTTCATGTATGCGTTTTATTTCATGTACGATGGGTTCCGAATGCCTCGCTTAATGAAGTGTAATGCCTGGCCCTGCCCCAACACTGTAGACTGCTTTGTTTCCCGACCTACTGAAAAGACGGTGTTCACCATTTTCATGATTGCTGTGTCCAGCATTTGCATTCTTTTAAATGTGGCTGAATTGTGTTACTTACTGACAAAGTTTTTCCTCAGAAGGTCTAAAAAAGCTGGAAATTCGAAACAGCAACCTAACCATGAGAATAAGGAAGAAACCAAACAGAATGAAATGAATGAGTTAATATCTGATAGCTGTCAGAACACAGTTATAGGGTTTTCAAGTAGCTAA